The nucleotide sequence TTTTGACAGGACTGTAAAAGCTTTCTCTTATGAACATCGGTAAGTTCTTGTACCGGTGATATTTTGTACGGCTTATAGTTATGCTTTTTTAAAACTCTATGTATCGTCGCACGGCTTTTCTCTAATGCTAATGCATTAGTAGCATTGTTTAGACTAGTTTCggaattttctaaaataaaaatgttattatgGATTTAATCTATTATTTAAGTATTTAATTTTTACCTTCAAAGTAAAGCAAAGTATTAAGATATTCATCATCATTTCCTACGATAGTACGTTTCTTCTgttcaaacattttttcatttatgACATGACGATAATATATAAAAATGCATTTGCAGAAGGAGTCTGTCGATCTGGATAAATCAGCCTATATTCTCTTCTTGCCGCTtgcttgtttttattattttttacataaattGAGAATATATCTACTTTTTCATCTGCAGTATAACCCATTTCGGTATGAGGACTGACAGTTTATAATACATTAATAATTGTTTCATGTTGAAATGTCAGTTGCATAGCCTATGGTTACCCTTTTGTAGTACCATACGCCATTATAGAACAAAACTAATGCTacactattaggtctggatcccgcgtgtgaaaaaaaaatattaatagcaggctgaaaatttgttaatatcttaagggtgtctagtcggataaactttgatatatgggaacacagGAACAGAGGCAGTTTAaatatggaacaggttaaaaatttggaacggtcagaccacgaaaacggcatatttattttgtccgacagaatagacttaaactctccgaacagagattaaactcttatgcaaaaatcagactgctatttatcacctgtcataattcctgtcatttgacatattctacatgttccactcattaaaacgcccatttggtgataaatagctctctgatttttgcatgagagtttaatctctgttcggagagtttaagtctgttctgtcggacaaaatacatgtgccgtttttgtggtctgaccgttccaaatttttaacctgttccacaattaaacttagcctgttccagtgttctcatatatcaaagtttatccgactagacacccttaagctattaacaaattttcagcttgctattaatcaacttttttttaatacgcgggatccagacctatatgttaTATATTTGTAATCAGGAAATGCAGGGCTACTCAAAACTACAAAAAAATACAGGGAGTCCCATTTGAAATATTGAAGATGCATTTTATTGGGCACTCCCTGTATACAAAATTTGGTCTGTTGGTCTACACTGTTGGTCGGTATAGATAAAATAatacaacttttatttgaaacttttttttgtattcccgaaattaaggaaaataagtgggggtcaaaatataatgaGAACCCCTGTACATACATAGTTCCTCCCTAGTATCCTTTTTCAATAAAAgcatatttttaatatgtataacTACATTAAACCATTTTCGTCCTTTATAACTGCAATTGTCTATCTTTTTTGTAGTTTGAAAAAACTGCTGACCACTTATTTGATGCCGCCTACTACGGGCAGACTGACAAAATCAACGGAGTTTCCGAGAATATCATTATGGGAATGCCAGCGCCTATCGGAACTGGAATCTTCAAATTACTTCACAAGCCGATCAGTGTCGAGCATACCCCAGAATCTGGTCCTTTATTGTTTGAAGAGACCATCAGAGAAATTACTGCTTAAGTTGATTCGATTGTATGATGCTTTCAATTGATTTTTATactgttaaaataaaattattaagatAAAAATTGCAGTTTGTTTCATTTAAATAGTGATTAGGGCTAACACACACCAAAAGGACTTAAACAATATTTACTGTTATGTGGATCTGTTGATATCAGAAACCATACATACTCTAGACTCTACACCTTTCACGTAAAtggtcaaggtcaagacagcaaattactTGCCTTTCCAATACAGAGATGTCGCTTGTCGCTTTAGTCAATGTTCTTGTCAAATGTAAGAATTGACAATAATTGtcaatataattaattaattaatgggTTATTTTTGTATTTACTTCACAATTTGTGGCTTTATTATTAGTGGTATGTATTACGTTTTTAATCAGagttaatcacaattttaatcaattctATCTCTTAGCAGAATTTTAGTTTACAATATGTGTTCGATGACCCCGTGCTGTGTTTCCACatgtaaataaaacaatatttttctccGTAGGTTTCCAAATTCTAAAAAGCACCTCCATAAATTTCAGGCACGGTTGTAAAAGTTTACATGCAAATACAATTCCGACTTTAAAGTTATCAAGTAaggtatttatataaaaaatcttCCTATAAGTTATTCTTTCAAATCCATAAGGAAAAGtttcctgtaactggctgtataccattaattacaaaaattgaagtaAAAATcttctttgtaaaaggtatatttatttgaaaaccccaataaaggtcTACTTTTagaaacagaacgttttcgctctaaagagagcatcatcagtgttctgagcaagctctacatgctaagccaccaaaaataacATGGgttaaaatccttaaaatttcgACTCAAGGTCTTACATTGACGTGTTGAATATTAAATCCTGGCGATGGATGAAATTTAGAATGATACCTCAAAGCATCCTAGTATGACTATTACACGAGCATGTGGGTGGTCGAGTCGATTTCTcggtcttcacaaagagaaagagTTAGCTtttacctttctctttgtgaagacagagaaatcaactcaaccacccacatacacgtggtatagtcatatgatgctttgaggtatcATTCTAAATTTCATTTAATATTCAACACGTCAATGTAAATGTAAGACTTTGAGTCGAAATTTTAAgagttttaacccatgtatttttggtggcttagcatgtagagcttgcttagaacactgatgatgctctctttagagcgaaaacgttctgttttttaaagtagccctttattggggttttcaaataaatataccttttacacagaagatttttttcttcaaatttttattctttcaAACATTTTCATTCAACTAAATTGATTTATTATAAAAACACTGCTTTCACTTgacagtagtgtttagcattttggtaagaaactgaaatatttgaagttttcagtaaaactatgatttttgttttattggTATTTCAACCATACTCTTCAGTAGCGCAATGTTTTAACGAACTTTAGACTTTTAGtatttttatgtagatattacTTATAAgatcatttaatttaaaattattcaataaaacattgaattgtctttctgttgttttaatttcctgcgaaatttcatatTGGCATATTAACCAGGGTAGGTTAGctgtaacttttattcaaaaatcccgcaaaatttatagtTTAAAATTCCCGCGTACCAACtataatttgtcaatttagttgcTTTTCCAAttaagagatggcgttaattcgatccgaaagtaCAACATGATCGTGGAACATCTAGActagagtatgtatggtttgtggtagatatatttctCACCAATCTACATAGATAAACAGAGCTGGAGAAAATAGCACAATTTATTCTCCTTTCATAGTTCTTTATTGAATCATCATCATTAAGGCTATTCATTccgggtggaatgtttgccgctcttacttagagctctctgattcgcttattgtgATCAATCACTCCGCAGTCTTCTTGTCTactgtcaaagtttgttgtatgacttggttTTCGTTGCAATTTTCTTGGACTTATTTCGATGTGTACATaattccctccagtttctcacctTCAGGATTTTGATGTTCCTCATCAAATCTCATCCTGGTcatcccatctctctctgggtcttacccttggtctttcagtttcggGCTTCCATTTGGTGACCTTAATCAGTAGGTAGTTTTTTCTTCTCTCTGTGTGTCTCAGTctctgtgctttaataaatctaactatatcttctcccttcattatatCTCGTAGTTcattcttctcatttctccgttttcCATTCTTATAGGACCCATCATAATTATTCTCATGATTTTCTTTTGGAACATACTTAATTTTTCTTTATCTGTGAGGCACATTGTGATTGTTGACATTATGATATCTTGATTTCTCTGGtcttatcttctcttctagagcagagtaccTAGATATTTTGTTTTCCCTTCATTCATTTCTAGACTCTAGACCTCTCTTTTCTGTGCTTCATTTGCCAGAGTTGTTACTGCTTATTTTAATCATTATTTATCTCTTCCCATGAgaactatgtcatctgcatatgctactatttgtattgaggagtgggctatagttcctttaatttcgctggccttgactgttccttctactgCTATGTTCAATACTGTGGTTGACAGGAaacactcctgtttctattgcaattgattttgtgttaccttcttctgttgttactttagCTGGAGATCCATCCatagtcatttttgttaatctgattagcTTTGCCGGTATATCTTGATTTTATCAGTATCAATACAGTCAAAGACTTGTCTGAAGTCAACGAAAAGGGTGTAGAGTTCTATGTTGGTTCGTGGTATTtcttgtttgtttgtttatttgaATATTTAGTTAAATTTCAAGAATAGAAGCACCTAAAAGATTTTACCATTGTAAAGTTAGTGTGTCTAAAACATAAAATAGATGTGTATTACATAAACTCATACCTTCCAAGCCCATTGTATACCTACCATAGTGGATATTTTGGGATGTTAACAACAACAACTTAACTGTCCAATGAATCATATTATATGATTCACATAGCGTGTTTATAACCCTAATACCTACGTCCATGAATCAAATGTGATTCAAGAGTAGGTCTTATTTTGTaggcattttaaaaataatacgtgATGATAATCATCTACACGATGACATGAGCATGTTGTAATAATCATCAACTTTGAagtgtgaaaaaaaaattggtaaaatattacaTAGTAGATACTCTtagttttatattatattataccaGTAGGGTAAAATATCAATACAATGTGTAGTAGGtaggtatattataaaataattgccTTTTATATAGAAATAAGAATACAAAACAATTTATGAGgcataatataaaataattcttcttttttggcttACCCTCTTGCACCGACCATACTCTCTTCCTCTTGCACAgagccatatacttttctcagtatctttctttcaaactCATTATAATTCTTTGTTTCTCTGTTAGTAGTTCTTCGTCCTTGTCTTTGCATATCGTCAATTTTGGTCTAAATGACTGTGCTTTCTTTTATAGAATTTTTTGTTTTCATGTTGTTCTTCTGTATACCTTAGTCGCTAGTATTCTCTTTTCGTTATCAATTTTCCTGCTATTTCTTGTTTTCTTAGAAGCTGGTTAAGCCCAGCTTGCCTTTTTTCCCTATTGCAGTTCTGCATTCATCATCATACCATTCCACATTTCTTTGCCTTTTCCGACAGTTTCCTCTTCAGATTAGTTTCCGTTATTATTTTAATTACAAAGCACATTCAATGTATGATATAATTTGCTTTTATATGACCCAATGAACGTGGGAGTATAATTTGTGTAACAGCATCATATGtgatcattaattttttttagaaaaacgcTGATTTAACTTTTGGATatatttagtgataataaaaatcaatatttacTGCAGTTACATGATATTTGATATATAAAATAGCATTGGATGTGGGAGACTCTTTGTATTACCATTTGGACAGTGAAGTTGTTAAAAAACAAGTCAaataaattaaagtttttttattaagaTCTGAAAAACGTGTGACATACAAATGTATCAATAAATATCATATCTAACTAGCAAAACATTCATGATTCCTTTTTGGTCTGAACCAGTTCCCTTAAGCTATTTGTGGCCTCTTTCAGGGAGTTCTCTAAATAAGTTTTGTTGCTGTCTATAACCTTTATTTTCTCCTCTGCTGTAGTCTGCTTTGTTTTTAAGTTCACCAGCACCTTATCGATAGGCGTTAAAAGAAACATTCTGCCCACTGATTCATATGTCTTGGTGCCTGTATCCAATGTGCTGATTTCTCTGTAACAAAATACATACACATTAAACAGAGCAGGTTTACAAATCTATATGATGAATGTGATACCAGGGAAGGTGAAACAAagatataaaatagccaaacagagagcaaagaaaacaaaagatttcaatctaacaataaaacactgaaaacgtttgttttctatacttccacaaaatttattacaactaagtgactacagctgtttcggcagagtgcctttctcaagtgatatagtttacaatgtgtttgcctttttaagtctttaactgaagaggttgaggagtggggagctgtttgtcattcagaattatatctgtatttttcaatttattaatttccatagattctaaaaaagatagcttaaggcctttattttggatatgcagaatttgaaactcttcattgaaagaatgattatgatctagaaggtgaagtgcgtatgtagaagtgtctgtttttctattgttgaaagcccttttgtgttctgctatccgtttgtcaaaggttctgccagtttgaccgatataagttttcggacagtcaccacaagttagtttgtaacaccactctgtagttgctttctcctTCGGCTtttattgaagatattcttctttagtggcgattcgattgagggtaaaattgtacataaatctgcgcgcctgcgcacacagacagcatgtagttcattgctaatctttcaaggtaggtatgtatgtatctgtaaccgtgcaaataagtcattaaaagaatatattagtgtttttagtaaatgtattatttattataattcttgtgtttttggatttgtgtttctctgcagtaaaataataaaatatgtaggcataacatttttacactttgttgccgtgttgtgtaattatatccgaaacttacatgtcaattacaaggacctcgctggagtagttggtagggctttagctccgagattggaaggaggcgggttcgaatcctggacgattcatatttttttttatttttggttgttttaataaaaattttttgaaagtgtgAGATAAGAacgttagtttaatttttaaataaaatacaaataacctgttaagtatattaacttcgtttaaattacctatataatagaagaatatcttcttacgtgtgtacaaagtacacacacattctttttgttcttaatatatttacttaagtggttgttagttctgaaggctggtgttattcctttcttttttatgtatctggctatttttgttgttatcttgccagtatatgtgagagagcagaaggtactgggttctttctgtggtggtggatacactaatttcagggctttcttatagagtttttggtttaaaattttgttaactgtttgttcgttatagccattgtttactgctatttgtttaatgatgtttagttctatctctaagttattttttgtcatgggaatttctgtcagtctacatatcatgctatggtaggctgctaatttgtgttgtgtaggatgggatgatgaattgtgtatgaTTGTGTCAtgatgggtaggtttatgatatacggagaactcatgtttgttgtgtaatctggtaatcgttacatctagaaagtttatggaattattctgttctatttctattgtaaactcaatattactatgaagtgaattaatgtatgatcgagattggtcaagttgtctgttagttcctgtaaagcatactagtatatcatccacatatctccaccaatataagaactgtttaaatacgggatgtttagaaattgttgtttcaagttggttcataaatatatctgatagcaacttacatcggtcaaactggcagaacctttgacaaacggatagcagaacacaaaagggctttcaacaatagaaaaacagacacttctacatactcacttcaccttctagatcataatcattatttcaatgaagagtttcaaattctgcatatccaaaataaaggccttaagctatcttttttagaatctatggaaattaataaactgaaaaatacagatataattctgaatgacccactcgagacaaacagctccccactcctcaacctcttcagttaaagacttaaaaaggcaaacacattgtaaactatatcacttgagaaaggcactctgccgaaacagctgtagtcacttagttgtaataaattttgtggaagtatagaaaacaaacgttttcagtgttttattgttagataaaatgaacttccatcaagtaacgtcGAATCCATCAAGATTTCAATCtaattagatgtatccgagatgaaaataataaaatactaattcacaaAAAGGATGTCTAAAAGAGATGGAAAAATTACTTTGACAGTCTGTTAActgaagaatttgacagaaaacCAGTGGAGTTAACCAAGATAGTAACAGCAATCAAAGTAACAAGTAACAGTGATCAAAATAACAAATGAGGAAGTGGTTCAAGCACTTCCAAAAATAAACAAAGGAAAATCACATAAAAGGACCACATGATATTCCTGCGGAAGTGTGGAGAGCATTAGGAGAGACAGGAGCAAGTTGGTTGGTTAACAGGTTTATtcaatagaattatggaagttggacaaatgctagAGGAAGAGAAGCAGTAGGTATATTAgtatctgtttacaaaaacaagggagatatacaacaatgcacaaattACAGGGCCATATACTGCTTAGTaaaaccatgaaaatatgggagagcgTAATTGATAGACTGATCGTGAAGAAACCAAAATATCTGATAGTCAATTTAGTTTTATGCAcagcagatcaacaacagatgcaattttcattatcaggcagttgatggaaaacagactctcatatggtattcattggtCTTGATAAAGAATATGCTATAGTTCTTTGGGAGATTCTGTGGTGGAGTTCCCAGTGAATATGtcgattgtgagagatatgtatggaGGAGTAACATCTAGAGTTAatacaggtgtgggagagactcaTAAAATTCAGGTGAAGGTAGGATTGTACCAAGGCtgggtgcttagtccttatttattctcattagttttggatcagataatTGCGAAAATAAAGGGTAACATTTCCTGGTGCTTAATTTATGCTGATGATGTGGTGTTGGTGGGAAATAGTGAAGGCaacttagaacaaaaacttgaacagtggagacaagctcttgaggaaataggtttaaaacttagtatgGACAAAGACAGTGGAATGTTCGTTTAAAGATggaattactacaaataaaatgatgtGGAAGGGTATAAGAGTAAAATTAATTGTCCTACAAGAATTGATGGTAACTCGAGATCCTGTTTAGATCACTTTTTTGTGCGGTCAGTAAATAAGTGCAATGCTGTAGTCTTAAGAGGTAGTCACTCGGACCACTATCCCATACTCTTGAATATAACtctaaataatgaatttaataataataacaaaaaaggAAGATATGGTAAAGTGTTAGATAAAAATAGATTGCTAACATTATTTCAAACTGAGAGTTGGGATGATGTTATGAGGGAGCAGGATCCGAATCTTGCCACCAATAGTTTAATAAGGATAATTACACAGTTTATTAATATAGCAACACaggtaaaatatattaaatgcaAAAATAGAGTGAAACAACCCTGGGTTACGCAGGGGCTGTTGAACTCTATTCGGCAACGAGACAATCTAAATAAACTTTGTGCTAAAAACCCATTtaatgaaaatttcaaaaaagaatatatagtatatagaaatattttaagcaaaaCTTTAGGTAGGGCAAAAGAAAACTATAAAATATGCCACAAATGAAAACTGCAATAGACCTAGTATTTCTAATATAGTAAGTAAGGATGGGAGTTTGATTGAGGATGACAGGAAAATAGCAGAAAAATTCAATAGCTACTTTAGTTATGTGGGAGAGACGTTAgcctcaaaaataaaaaaaccaccAGATCACATTGTAAATTCTTTAATAGAGCAAGGAAATATAAATAATAGCctgtttttaaaacctttttcgAGTGGTGAAAtggaaaaaattataaacacattaaaaaacagTGATTCAAACATAGGTAATGGTATCTCAAATAATATAATTAAGTACTACAGTAAATTTCTCATTAAACCTTTATTATACTTAGTAAATCTTATCTTTGAGCAAGGCATCTTTCCGGACGCACTGAAAGAAACAATAATTGTCCCTATTCACAAAAGTGGTCCAAAAGATATAGTTAGCAATTATCGTCCAATTGCCCTCAcaaacaacataagtaaaatcaTAGAAAAATGCATTAAGTTAAGATTATGTAATTACCTGGAGAAGCATAGTTTATTATCATCAAACCAATATGGCTTTAAAGAAAACTATGGCACAGAAGATGCCTTAATTAAACTTTCAGATCAAATTATTAATAGTTTCAACAATAAAAAGAAATGTATGGTCATTTTTATTGATCTGGCCAAGGCCTTCGACACTGTGTCACACCGTATATTGCTGGAGCGACTTAAGAAAAAGGGAATAAGAGGTCTTCCTTATAATTTGTTCAAATCTTATTTGGAAAATCGCTCCCAGAAGGTCAAAATAAATGAAACTTTAAGTGAATCAGCTCCAGTAACGTATGGTGTGCCACAGGGGACGGTTTTGGGTCCAGTGCTTTTTGTGTTATACATGGACTTTTTATTTTCAGTTCTCAAAGAGGCTAATATTAtatgctatgcagatgacacagccatTGTTGTTTGTGAGAGCACTTGGGAAAAAACTCTTACCATAGCAGAGGAAATTATGGCAAAAATTAAAAGTTGGTTTGATGTCAGTCTGCTTTCAATGAATATCGAGAAGTCCCACTTTATGTGCTTCACAATGAATGAAGCCACGTCACCAGAAATTTTAGCTcttaaagtacataaatacacATGTAAGGATCACAAAAAATGTGATTGTCAAACTATTAAAGTTGTTGATAAAATTAAATACTTAGGAGTATTTTTTGACAAACACATGAAGTGGGAACCTCACATTGAATATATTTGTGgtaaattaagaaaaattatgtacaaattttacattttaagaaaatgttTAACAAAGGATACTATCATAAATATATATAAAGCCCTAGTCGAATCTATCCTAACATATCAGAATCTAGATTATGCTATGGGATTCTTGGGTGGGGCGGGGCGTATGGCAATCATTTGGAACAACTAAATGTCGtccaaagaaaaattttaaaatcaatttatcgCAAGCCCAAGCTTTACTCCACTGAATTATTATACAAGGaaactaatatttttgatattaggcAGCTTTATTTTAAAGCGGTTACTGtatatcaatataaaaataaacaaacactaCAGTTTCCCTTGCATGAATACTCCACCAGAAACAGGAATAAAGCGATACCCCCTAAAAGTGAAAAAACAATTGGACAGCGTTGTTTCACTTACCTAGGACCTAGGTCCTTTAACGTTTTACCCATAAATGTTCAGAATGTCAAGaacataaaacaatttaaaaataaattaaagaaatatattatAGATACGCCTCTTTCAGTAATACATGAATTAATTGAAGTTAGAAAATAAAACAAGTGTTTGAATATTGGACTCATAGTTGTTGTActtaattgtgtttttttttttctcatttgttgctgttattttttgataaatacatCGTAGGGatgctgtatttttaaattttttccagattttgaaatataattattttctttaattatttaagTATTCAAAAAACAATGTAATGCTCTTTGCTTTTTCTTTGTTCTCTTATTATTAAGTAAtagatattatattattgtattgcCTGTGAAAAGATAGTGTGTACCTACTCAGGATATTTTTGTTACATAATGAACCAAATTGACCACTGCACAAGCATTCTGCTTCAAGtggtatttttgtgtttatttatagggaattataatgattttAATGTATTACCATTGTATGTATTGTATCTTTTCTCtgaataaacattatttatttatttatttattttatatatggAATATGTACCTGGGGTGCAGGTTATTCTAACGTTCTATCCCCcttaataataacacaaaaaacaattttaaaaatcattttatttaaaaagaaatgtttttcttcaGAAGATTTGTTTATAGAAGCAAATGTAATGCAGATTTTTCAACTTTATATTAAAACCATTGTCAGACTCTATTGTAATAATAAGTTACCAAAACCCAGCTCAAACCATCAATTTCTAACTAGATTTACTACTAATAATATGTTAACGACTACTACACCAATATATTACACGGCTGTTCAAAAAAGCTTACTCTTCACAGCTCCAAAAATATTTAACTCTTTACCtccagaatttaaaaataaaaaatttattaagataaAGAAATCACTTTCTAGCtggataaaaaatataaaaataaataacatattctAGTAATAAtgtaaaactttatagaacataGACATAGTCTTTTGTAAATCTTTATTAGGTTAAGTGAATTTTCTCTTGTTTTCTTAATAATCAGTTACCTCCATTAGGttaattttattgattataaTAAATAGAATAAGTACACACACAAACAATATGTTCATCGTGTACTTAGCATCTAAGTTTTTGCATGTAAACtgattttttcttgaaataaaa is from Diabrotica virgifera virgifera chromosome 9, PGI_DIABVI_V3a and encodes:
- the LOC114325613 gene encoding prefoldin subunit 1, translating into MAKVDMELKKAFTELQEKQIETQQKLRIADIQIDNLKRNKQHASITEREISTLDTGTKTYESVGRMFLLTPIDKVLVNLKTKQTTAEEKIKVIDSNKTYLENSLKEATNSLRELVQTKKES